From Buchnera aphidicola (Aphis helianthi), the proteins below share one genomic window:
- the erpA gene encoding iron-sulfur cluster insertion protein ErpA, whose translation MKNTINNHIKLTQNAINKIKNLTLNKKNLKLRIYILGGGCSGFQYQFIFDENINKDDVLINKENISIVIDPISLQYINGGKIDYIENLEGSKFVVNNPNAKNTCGCGSSFNI comes from the coding sequence GTGAAAAATACTATAAATAATCATATTAAACTTACACAAAATGCTATTAATAAAATAAAAAATCTTACTTTAAATAAAAAAAATTTAAAATTAAGAATATACATTCTTGGAGGTGGATGTAGTGGATTTCAATATCAATTTATTTTTGATGAAAATATAAATAAAGATGATGTATTAATTAATAAAGAAAATATTTCTATAGTTATTGATCCTATTAGCTTGCAATATATAAATGGTGGGAAAATAGATTATATAGAAAATTTAGAAGGATCAAAATTTGTAGTAAATAATCCAAATGCAAAAAATACATGCGGATGTGGCTCATCATTTAATATTTAA
- the speE gene encoding polyamine aminopropyltransferase, protein MINKQIWHEKLHCHLGQYFLIDKILYQKKNKYHDIKIFDNLVMGKIMTIDDIVQTTEKDEFIYHEMLSHVPIFSHGFIKDVLIIGGGDGGILREICKHKSINSITMVEIDINIINLCKKYFPNHSNNAYEDARLQLIIDDGLNFVKNTNKKFDLIISDSTDPVGSGESLFFPDFYLNCKKNLKKNGIFVAQNGISFFQINEIISTYKNLKKYFHDTTFYQATIPTYYGGAMMFAWGSDNIKLRLITLEQLISRIKKTKLIFNYYNPQIHISSFALPQYIINTLDKS, encoded by the coding sequence ATGATTAACAAACAAATATGGCATGAAAAACTTCATTGTCATCTAGGACAATATTTTTTAATTGATAAAATATTATATCAAAAAAAAAATAAATACCATGATATTAAAATATTTGATAACTTAGTTATGGGTAAAATAATGACTATAGATGATATTGTTCAAACTACGGAAAAGGATGAATTTATATATCATGAAATGTTAAGTCATGTACCTATATTTTCTCATGGATTTATCAAAGATGTATTGATAATAGGTGGAGGCGATGGAGGTATATTAAGAGAAATATGTAAACATAAAAGTATTAATAGCATTACGATGGTAGAAATTGATATTAATATTATTAATTTATGTAAGAAATACTTTCCAAATCATAGTAATAATGCGTATGAAGATGCTCGTCTACAATTGATTATTGATGATGGACTAAATTTTGTTAAAAATACAAACAAAAAATTTGATTTAATCATATCTGATTCTACTGATCCAGTAGGATCTGGAGAAAGTTTATTTTTTCCAGATTTTTATTTAAATTGCAAAAAAAATCTTAAAAAAAATGGTATTTTTGTAGCACAAAATGGAATTTCTTTTTTTCAAATAAATGAAATTATATCAACTTATAAAAATTTAAAAAAATATTTTCATGATACTACTTTTTATCAAGCAACAATTCCTACTTATTATGGGGGAGCAATGATGTTTGCATGGGGTTCTGATAATATAAAATTACGATTGATTACTCTTGAACAATTAATATCTCGCATAAAAAAAACAAAATTAATTTTTAACTATTATAATCCTCAAATACACATAAGTAGCTTTGCTTTACCTCAATATATAATTAATACATTAGATAAAAGTTAA
- the lpdA gene encoding dihydrolipoyl dehydrogenase: MHQKIQAEVVVLGSGPAGYSAAFRCADLGLDTILIERYEKLGGVCLNVGCIPSKSLLHIAKVIKDAEELSQSGVFFKKPSIDIQKIQGWKKHIIDKLTNGLYNISNKRNIKFIQGIGYFENENNIIVENNENKLNVCFKYAIIATGSSPIKIPSFPIKDDRIWDSTDALSLKNIPNRFLIVGGGIIGLEMATIYSALGSHVDIVDRFNTLLPVVDQDISETYIKSINNRFNIFLNTHIQAVESKDNALIVSMQCDNKYHNNSYDNILVAIGRSPNIKNLELDNIGVKLNDSGFIQVDNQLRTNISNIYAIGDVIGFPMLAHKAIHQSHIVAEVISGKNHYYEPKVIPSVAYTDPEIAWVGLNEKDAIKSGIDYEVAIFPWNASGRANASNCTMGITKLIFNSQNHQIIGGAIVGINAGELINEITLAIEMGCDAEDLSLTIHAHPTLSESICLASDIFRGTITDLLNTKKNVIK; this comes from the coding sequence ATGCATCAAAAAATTCAAGCAGAAGTTGTAGTATTAGGGTCAGGACCTGCCGGTTATTCTGCAGCTTTTCGATGTGCTGATTTAGGTTTAGATACAATCTTAATAGAACGTTATGAAAAACTAGGTGGTGTTTGCTTAAATGTTGGATGTATTCCTTCAAAATCTTTGTTACACATAGCTAAAGTAATCAAAGACGCAGAAGAATTATCTCAATCAGGTGTATTTTTTAAAAAACCGTCTATTGATATTCAAAAAATTCAAGGTTGGAAAAAACATATTATTGATAAACTAACGAATGGTTTATACAATATTAGTAATAAAAGAAATATAAAATTTATTCAAGGAATAGGTTATTTTGAAAATGAAAATAATATTATTGTAGAAAATAATGAGAATAAATTAAACGTATGTTTTAAATATGCAATTATTGCAACTGGTTCAAGTCCAATCAAAATACCTTCATTTCCAATTAAAGATGATAGAATTTGGGATTCTACAGATGCATTATCACTAAAAAACATTCCTAATCGTTTTTTAATTGTAGGCGGAGGAATTATTGGTTTAGAAATGGCAACAATATATAGTGCATTAGGATCACATGTAGATATTGTAGATCGTTTTAATACATTGCTTCCTGTAGTTGATCAAGATATTTCTGAAACGTATATTAAATCTATTAATAACAGATTTAATATATTTTTAAATACTCATATTCAAGCCGTGGAATCAAAAGACAATGCTTTAATTGTTTCAATGCAGTGCGATAATAAATATCATAATAATTCCTATGATAACATATTAGTTGCAATAGGAAGAAGTCCTAATATTAAAAATTTAGAATTAGATAATATTGGTGTTAAATTAAATGATTCTGGTTTTATTCAAGTAGATAATCAATTACGAACTAATATATCTAATATTTATGCCATTGGTGATGTAATAGGATTTCCGATGTTAGCCCATAAAGCAATCCATCAGTCTCATATTGTAGCTGAAGTAATTTCTGGTAAAAATCATTATTATGAACCTAAAGTTATTCCTTCAGTAGCTTACACTGATCCTGAAATTGCTTGGGTGGGTCTTAACGAAAAAGATGCTATAAAATCTGGTATTGATTATGAAGTAGCTATTTTTCCTTGGAACGCTTCTGGAAGAGCAAATGCTTCAAATTGTACAATGGGGATAACAAAATTAATTTTTAATAGTCAAAACCACCAGATTATCGGGGGAGCTATAGTAGGTATAAATGCTGGGGAATTGATTAATGAGATTACACTTGCAATTGAAATGGGATGTGATGCAGAAGATCTTTCTCTGACTATTCATGCACATCCTACTTTAAGTGAATCAATTTGTTTAGCATCAGATATTTTTCGAGGAACAATAACAGATTTATTAAATACAAAAAAAAATGTTATCAAATAA
- a CDS encoding 5'-methylthioadenosine/adenosylhomocysteine nucleosidase, with amino-acid sequence MNIGIIGAIDQEIKTFKTIINYKEIQNIGQFQIYIGTFKKNNIFLIKSGIGKVSASIASMILIKFFKPDIIINSGSAGSLHSQLKIGDIIIPNYLCYYDVNLTNFGYSRGQIPQYPKKFKINKNLYNIFISTAKNFKFQFMTGLLITGDSFVSEKKIIKKLKVQFSSAIGVEMESTAIAQVCYQFHIPLIVIKSVSDLSDETATLNFKKNISIASLKSSNLVKLVLENNNCTNLLNK; translated from the coding sequence ATAAATATTGGAATCATCGGTGCTATAGATCAAGAAATTAAAACATTTAAAACAATTATAAACTATAAAGAAATACAAAATATTGGACAATTTCAAATTTATATAGGAACATTTAAAAAAAATAATATTTTTTTAATAAAATCAGGTATCGGAAAGGTTTCTGCTAGTATCGCATCTATGATTCTTATAAAATTTTTTAAACCTGATATTATTATTAATAGTGGTTCAGCAGGAAGTTTACATTCTCAACTGAAGATAGGAGATATTATTATTCCTAATTATTTATGTTATTATGATGTAAATTTAACAAACTTTGGATATTCTAGAGGGCAAATACCTCAATATCCAAAAAAATTTAAAATAAATAAAAATTTATATAATATTTTTATAAGCACAGCAAAAAATTTTAAATTTCAATTTATGACTGGACTACTTATTACTGGAGACTCATTTGTTAGCGAAAAAAAAATTATTAAGAAATTAAAAGTTCAATTTTCCTCTGCAATTGGAGTAGAAATGGAGTCTACAGCAATAGCTCAGGTATGTTATCAATTTCATATTCCATTAATAGTTATAAAATCAGTATCTGATTTATCTGATGAAACAGCCACATTAAATTTTAAAAAAAATATATCCATTGCATCATTAAAATCGTCTAATTTAGTTAAATTAGTATTAGAAAATAACAATTGTACAAATCTGTTGAATAAATAA
- the speD gene encoding adenosylmethionine decarboxylase: protein MQKLKLYGFNNLTKSLSFCIYDICYANTNNSRNSYIEYIDEQYNAVRLTKILKKTCSIIGANVLNIFHQDYDPQGASVTILVCEEPINLDTVNIEKKNNNIISSSVLAHLDKSHICVHTYPESHPQSGICTFRADIEVSTCGIISPLNALNYLINQLESDIVTIEYRVRGFTRDIDGIKHFIDHKINSIQNFMSNNIKSMYEMVDVNVYQENIFHTRMLLREFHLQNYLFNINVMDLSQKERLYIIDLLWKEMREIYHGRNIPMIESI, encoded by the coding sequence TTGCAAAAACTAAAATTATATGGCTTTAATAATTTGACTAAAAGCCTAAGTTTTTGTATCTATGATATTTGTTATGCAAATACTAATAATTCGAGAAACAGCTACATTGAATATATTGATGAACAATATAACGCTGTTCGATTAACTAAGATATTAAAAAAAACATGTTCAATTATTGGTGCTAATGTTTTAAACATATTTCATCAAGATTATGATCCACAAGGCGCTAGCGTAACTATATTAGTATGTGAGGAACCAATAAATTTAGATACAGTCAATATTGAAAAAAAAAATAATAATATCATTTCATCTTCTGTTCTAGCTCATCTAGATAAAAGTCATATTTGTGTTCATACATATCCTGAAAGTCATCCTCAAAGTGGAATTTGCACTTTTCGTGCAGATATTGAAGTTTCAACTTGTGGAATAATATCTCCACTTAACGCATTAAATTATCTTATAAATCAATTAGAATCAGATATCGTAACAATTGAATATCGTGTTAGAGGATTTACCAGAGATATCGATGGAATAAAACATTTTATTGATCATAAAATTAACTCTATTCAAAACTTTATGTCTAATAATATTAAATCTATGTACGAAATGGTTGATGTAAATGTATACCAAGAAAATATTTTTCACACTAGAATGTTATTAAGGGAATTTCATTTACAAAATTATCTATTTAATATTAATGTAATGGATTTATCTCAAAAAGAACGTTTATATATTATTGATTTACTATGGAAAGAAATGAGAGAGATATATCATGGGAGAAATATTCCAATGATAGAATCAATATAA